The following nucleotide sequence is from Tardiphaga alba.
GCGCGCCGACAAGGTCATCATGGACTCACGCAACGGCGTCGAAGGCTGGTTGCGCAACATGACGAACTGCACGGTGTTTGATGGCCATGCGCGCTTCGAATCGGCCAACACGGTGCGTGTCGGCGACGAGTTGCTCACGGCATCGAAAATCTTCATCAATGTGGGTGGACGTCCGGTGATCCCGGATTTTCCGGGCGTTGATGAGGTGCCGTATCTCACGAATAGCGGCATGTTGAAGCTCGATCGCGTGCCGAAGCATCTGGTGGTGGTCGGTGGCAGCTATATCGGCCTTGAATTCGCGCAGATGTTTCGCCGTTTCGGCGCCGAAGTGACCGTGGTCGAAAAAGGACTGCGCCTGGTGTCGCGCGAGGATCCCGATATTTCCGACATGATCCGTGAGATACTGGAGTCTGAAGGCATTCATATTCGCACCAGCGCCGAATGCATCACGTTCAAGTCGCATCCGGATGGCGTCAGTGTCGGTGTCGATTGCACCGAAGGCGCGCCGGAGATCGTTGGCAGCGATGTATTGCTGGCCGTCGGGCGACGGCCCAATACGGACGATCTCGGGCTCGATACAGCCGGTGTTGCGGTGGACGCGCGCGGCTACATTCAGGTCGATGACGGCCTGGCCAGCAGCGTGCCGGGTATCTTTGCCATGGGCGATTGCAATGGCCGCGGCGCTTTCACGCATACGGCTTACAATGACTTCGAGATCATTGCGGCCAATTTGCTTGGCGGTGCCGCTCGCAAGGTCAGCGATCGCATTCCCGGCTACGCGCTGTTCATCGATCCGCCGCTAGGGCGGGTCGGGATGACGGTGACGCAGGCAAAGGCCACGGGGCGAAAATTGCTGATCGGCGAACGGCCGATGACACATGTCGGCCGTGCTGTCGAAAAAGGCGAGATCTTCGGGAAGATGCAGGTCGTCGTGGATGCAGAAACCAGGAAGATCCTTGGCGCTGCGATTCTCGGCACGGGCGGTGACGAGGCAATTCACGGCATTCTCGACATCATGAATGTCGATGCCGATTACACGGAGCTGCAATGGGCGGTGCCGGTGCATCCGACCGTCTCGGAGCTCATTCCGACACTGCTCAACGAGATGAAATAAAGTTTGCTCAGACGAACTTGAATTTCAGCACAGTCATCAGCGTGGCCAGCGTCGTGCCACAGGCCGCTGTGACGACGATCATATTGATCAGGCTGTGGGTGGCGACACGCGCGACCGCGAAAGCGGGATGCGCCGTCTCAGTCGCGGCCTTCTTGCGCGACGCCGTCTTCTTCTTGGCTGCCATGATGATCCCCAAAAGAGCGGGGCCAGGCCGTTGACCGGCCTGACCCTGACGCCTTCCCTGCCGAGGTTTGTCCCTCGATCATGCAGGGACCATCGCATGAATGGCAGCTGAATTGCTTAAAGCGAATGGTGAATCGAATCTGACCGGATTCGATGGTTTATGAATTTCCCGATTTCTGGAACATGATCTGATCCGAAAACCGGTTCCGACTTTTCGGGATCCTGCTCTAGATCGTTCGGCCGCCGTCCACGGGCAGGATAACGCCGGTCAGGAATTCCGACTCTTCGCCAGCGAGA
It contains:
- a CDS encoding FAD-containing oxidoreductase translates to MTRAFDAIIIGAGQAGPSLAGRLAAAGQQVAIVERHLFGGTCVNTGCKPTKTLVASAYAAHLARRGAEYGVMIDAPVRIDMAKVRARADKVIMDSRNGVEGWLRNMTNCTVFDGHARFESANTVRVGDELLTASKIFINVGGRPVIPDFPGVDEVPYLTNSGMLKLDRVPKHLVVVGGSYIGLEFAQMFRRFGAEVTVVEKGLRLVSREDPDISDMIREILESEGIHIRTSAECITFKSHPDGVSVGVDCTEGAPEIVGSDVLLAVGRRPNTDDLGLDTAGVAVDARGYIQVDDGLASSVPGIFAMGDCNGRGAFTHTAYNDFEIIAANLLGGAARKVSDRIPGYALFIDPPLGRVGMTVTQAKATGRKLLIGERPMTHVGRAVEKGEIFGKMQVVVDAETRKILGAAILGTGGDEAIHGILDIMNVDADYTELQWAVPVHPTVSELIPTLLNEMK